DNA sequence from the Oceanispirochaeta sp. M1 genome:
CGAAGGTATTACGGAGTAATTTTGTAAGGTTGGTTATCAGCTCTGCAACATCATCAGGACTGCTGTAATAAACCATTCCTCTGAGAGTCGCCAATATATTATATATAAAATGGGGTTTAATCTGAGCCTGAAGACTGGAGATCTGGGCCTGATGCATAAGACGTTCACTCTCAAGATTCTCTTCATTAAGATTTTTAAACCGTCGAACCAGGAGATTAAATTCAGTTTCAAGCTCATGGAGATCATTTCTTTTACGAAGATCTAATTGAACATTGAGATCCCCTTTCCCCACTATCTTCATAGCATTAATCAGCTTATTAATAGGTTTCTGTAAATTTGATGAAAAAAATGATGCAATGAGAATGGAGATAAGCATACTCAAGAGAAGAAGGATAAAACTCATTTTCCCAAGCTCTCTGTTCAATAGCTTGAAATAGGAGTTTTTAATATCATAATTGAAGGTGAATTTATCCTGAATGAGAGGGACCTCAAAATGATAGTTATAATCCTGTTCAGAGGGTCTTTGATAGATCTGCCCCTCCTCAAACTGATTAGAATTGCTATATTGAATATAGTTGTTCTGATCTGTTAAATTGATATTACCCTGGCTGGGATTGGCCTGATTGAGCAGGGCTGTAATCCTGCTTGTATACACATCTAAAATGATATAGGCAATTAGTTTTCCCTCTGGTGAAAATACCTTTGTAGCAACTGAGAGGCATGTATATTCTCCATTAATTCCTCTATAACGACTGGCAAAGAAAAAGTTATTCCGCTGCTCGTCCTTGGTCATGTTGTATAGAATTCCCCAATTCCTGTACAGATAGATATTAGGAATATAACCGGAGGAAATCCTTCTAGAAATATCTATTCCGATTATATGGATTTCTTCAAAACCTTTATTAAAAAGGATATAATCATTAATCGTCTGTTCAATCAGGGATCTGGCTTCTAGATCTGTTTCCTTCTGAAGAAAGAAATCCTGAATTCCTTTATTTTTTGCAAGATCTTGTAATAATGAACTGTAGTCTCCCATCATTACTTCAATACTATTGCCTGTCTTTATGGCCCATTCTTTTTCTTTCTTATAAATGTAATTATTAGAAATGGATTCAAAAAGACGATCAAAAACAATAATAAATGTACATAAAACAAGTAATGAAGTCAGAAAATAGACTGTTAGCAGTTTTATAAAATATCGGTGTGTAAAAAAAAAGATCTTTACTTTTTCAAAAGTATTCATCTTAGAAAGTCTTATCCCGATTATTTATAAAATTCTCACCCTCTTTCCGGTATTGTGCAGGAGTCATAAAAGAGAGCTTTTTGAAAACCCTGGTGAAATATTTATAATCACTATATCCTGCTAATAGAGAAACCTCTTCAATTGTTTTGTTTGTACTACTCAATATTTGCTGACTCACTCGAATACGGTAAAGATTTACAAATTCCTTAAAACGCATATCAACTTTTCTGACAAAGAGTTTACTTAAATAACTGGGACTGATATTCAAAGAATTCGCCATATCCTCTAAACTAAAGGCATTTTTATAATGATTTTCTATATATTCATAGGCGTGTTTAAGGTATGGGTCATTTCTTAATCGTACTTGAATACTCTCATCCTCACTCTTTGAGGATGAGAGATCCTCTGTCTGTAATTTAAGCAGAGCATTTTGTAGATCATTCTTATCTAGGGGTTTCAGAAGATAGTCAGCAACCTGGAACTTGATCGCTTTTAAAGCATATTCGAAATCACTATACCCAGAGATTAGAATATAATTCATATTTCGAACCTGACTTAAAGAATCAATAAGAGTCAGTCCATCCATTCCAGGCATTTTAATATCAGAGATTAATAGATCTGCACTCTCTTGAAGAACCATTTTCTGTGCTTCTATTCCATTTGAGGCTAGCCCGACGATTTCACAATTATATTCAGACCAATCTATAAGACCTGCCAGTTCATGCAGAATAAAATATTCATCATCGGCCAATACGACTTTCAGCAAGGATACTCACTCCTTAATTTTTGGAGTATTCATAGATTATACCATAGCCATGCTCTCGGATTGTGCTACGAAAATCCTTATTGTAATGAGTACAGAATACCCTATTCCGCAGATCAGGTGTAAATATACTGTCAAGCATTTGTAAAGTACCATGAGAGGGATGCAGTCCTTTTCCACTCATGGTGTCCTGGTATATCCTGTCAATCTCGCCTTCTTTGAATTGAAATATAACTTTCTCAGGGATGGTTGCAGAATCACCACTAATATAAAAAGTTGATTTTTC
Encoded proteins:
- a CDS encoding response regulator codes for the protein MLKVVLADDEYFILHELAGLIDWSEYNCEIVGLASNGIEAQKMVLQESADLLISDIKMPGMDGLTLIDSLSQVRNMNYILISGYSDFEYALKAIKFQVADYLLKPLDKNDLQNALLKLQTEDLSSSKSEDESIQVRLRNDPYLKHAYEYIENHYKNAFSLEDMANSLNISPSYLSKLFVRKVDMRFKEFVNLYRIRVSQQILSSTNKTIEEVSLLAGYSDYKYFTRVFKKLSFMTPAQYRKEGENFINNRDKTF
- a CDS encoding sensor histidine kinase, producing the protein MNTFEKVKIFFFTHRYFIKLLTVYFLTSLLVLCTFIIVFDRLFESISNNYIYKKEKEWAIKTGNSIEVMMGDYSSLLQDLAKNKGIQDFFLQKETDLEARSLIEQTINDYILFNKGFEEIHIIGIDISRRISSGYIPNIYLYRNWGILYNMTKDEQRNNFFFASRYRGINGEYTCLSVATKVFSPEGKLIAYIILDVYTSRITALLNQANPSQGNINLTDQNNYIQYSNSNQFEEGQIYQRPSEQDYNYHFEVPLIQDKFTFNYDIKNSYFKLLNRELGKMSFILLLLSMLISILIASFFSSNLQKPINKLINAMKIVGKGDLNVQLDLRKRNDLHELETEFNLLVRRFKNLNEENLESERLMHQAQISSLQAQIKPHFIYNILATLRGMVYYSSPDDVAELITNLTKLLRNTFDFSNKLKTLEWHLSIVQCYVDIQNKRFSDKFNLIIESDQKSLSCLMLPLLIQPIVENSISHGLEDKIGDCHISIQTWVKEDYLFIKIEDNGTGIDPETVRRINEGDTTFFQNHIGFGNVKKRLAYFYDQECYISLESKVGEGTTVKLKIQYFQN